A DNA window from Bacteroidetes bacterium SB0662_bin_6 contains the following coding sequences:
- a CDS encoding TonB-dependent receptor plug domain-containing protein — translation MHAPDVLGHTPVLLVSTLYVKHSHLNPIWRITHMRFAKLLFALALFLPASAWAQTGKIAGQVTEASTGESLPGVNVAIMGTTQGAITDAEGYYFIVNVRPGSYDLRASFIGYAPEVYEAVRVNIGLTTELDFVLQEEAVGLEEVVVTDVRPVVQRDVSASVANITAEEIENLPITDIERVIGLQAGFERGLTVRGFGGDQVQFMVDGLSMSSGRDNTPYTGVSYTSVQEVQVQTGGFNAEYGNVRSGLVNVITKEPDQNEYFVDAIVRYSPTAQKNFPGVDVDGNEVEMVSSNNSFHLRPLTDPVVAFEGTQNWPSWMQREYDSFEGGWNKIAADYNNRPEVMALGRTFTAQELQRVYFDHYLRKDVSVQKPDYEFDATIGGPLPGLHQLIGDMRFTASFRQVQTGYAMGGYERDAFTERVGQAKIISNVAPGMKLIVQGMLSQQLGLNRNEQGQPNLTTGDALYYPWQGGHQTMFGLGHDMGAYFAPMLYNLMDVDRTMIGAQFTHTLNASTFYEVQLQNSTTDYFTRTVRDRDETPSISYLGGAIMLDEEPYGFSISDDFDKLGLGKRTSGHWGSGYDSSAVNRFTGRFDITSQRNRFMLAKAGVEYIYSDYDTDFGEDDPEHPHHTNPKRLWNRKPQQAAAYAQSKLEFRGMVANVGVRLDYFHAGGDWYTYETYERTFSAAIGRARIDELLEQEPTKRQIALSPRLGISFPVTEDSKLYFNYGHFRNALNPINLFNIEEGSAGALVNIGNPDHPMPRTVAYELGFDQNLFDQYLLRLSGYYRDLSRQPRGVQYISLDDLVSYRTSLPWNYGDVRGFEVTISRNRGQWVRGFVNYTYLVRKTGNFGFSRFDENRTEQDNFVRTTTEHYTSKPVPEPFARFNIEVLLPRNMGPQIGGAYPLGDWRVNFLGEWRQGLTLTWDGQNLSGAAGSGDRELQGNVRWKDYYTLDMRLSKSFNTNIGSAQFFVDLTNVLNIRHLYYAGGNLFGAGQQDLTNYMSSLHLPQSTLPDSPDGGLYGDDQPGDFRGPGIAFVPIIQGPLPETGEDRPLYYVLDDRQYYKWNGSSFTAANQSEVDQVLDDKAYINMPNRMWQQFLNPRNVFFGLRLSF, via the coding sequence ATGCATGCGCCCGATGTGCTAGGTCATACGCCCGTGCTGCTTGTATCAACCCTCTACGTTAAGCATTCTCACCTAAACCCTATCTGGAGGATCACGCACATGAGATTCGCAAAGTTACTGTTTGCGCTTGCTCTCTTTCTTCCGGCCTCTGCCTGGGCTCAAACGGGTAAAATAGCCGGCCAGGTTACGGAGGCCTCTACCGGTGAATCGTTACCCGGCGTAAACGTGGCCATTATGGGCACCACACAGGGCGCCATCACCGATGCGGAAGGGTACTACTTTATCGTGAACGTGCGTCCCGGCTCGTATGATCTTCGGGCCTCGTTCATCGGTTACGCTCCCGAGGTGTACGAAGCCGTTCGGGTCAATATCGGCCTGACGACCGAGCTCGACTTTGTTCTGCAGGAGGAAGCAGTAGGCCTTGAAGAGGTGGTCGTTACGGATGTGCGGCCCGTCGTGCAACGCGACGTGTCGGCCAGTGTGGCGAACATTACGGCCGAAGAAATCGAGAACCTCCCGATTACCGACATAGAAAGGGTCATCGGATTGCAGGCCGGCTTCGAGCGCGGTCTTACCGTGCGCGGCTTCGGCGGCGACCAGGTTCAGTTCATGGTGGACGGCCTGTCGATGTCCAGCGGGCGCGACAACACGCCGTATACGGGCGTGAGTTACACTTCCGTTCAGGAAGTGCAGGTGCAGACGGGCGGTTTCAATGCGGAGTACGGGAATGTGCGTTCCGGTCTGGTCAATGTTATCACGAAGGAGCCCGACCAGAACGAGTACTTTGTGGATGCGATTGTACGATACAGTCCCACCGCGCAGAAGAACTTCCCGGGCGTGGACGTGGACGGGAACGAAGTCGAGATGGTCAGTTCCAATAACAGCTTCCATCTCCGCCCGCTGACGGATCCGGTCGTGGCGTTCGAAGGCACGCAGAACTGGCCTTCCTGGATGCAGCGCGAGTACGATTCTTTCGAGGGGGGATGGAACAAGATTGCCGCGGATTACAATAACCGTCCCGAAGTCATGGCCCTGGGGAGAACGTTTACTGCGCAGGAACTCCAGCGGGTCTATTTTGACCATTACCTGCGCAAGGATGTGTCGGTCCAGAAACCCGACTACGAATTTGACGCTACGATTGGCGGCCCGTTACCGGGGCTTCACCAGCTTATCGGCGATATGCGGTTTACGGCGTCGTTCCGCCAGGTCCAGACGGGGTACGCGATGGGAGGCTACGAACGGGATGCCTTTACGGAGCGCGTGGGACAAGCGAAGATCATTTCGAATGTGGCGCCCGGCATGAAACTGATCGTGCAGGGTATGCTGTCCCAGCAGCTCGGTCTCAACCGCAACGAACAGGGACAACCCAATCTGACGACCGGGGACGCGTTGTATTATCCGTGGCAGGGCGGCCATCAGACGATGTTCGGCCTGGGCCATGACATGGGCGCCTACTTTGCGCCCATGCTGTACAATCTCATGGATGTGGACCGCACCATGATCGGCGCGCAGTTCACGCATACGCTGAATGCGTCGACCTTCTACGAGGTGCAGCTCCAGAATTCCACGACGGATTACTTTACGAGAACGGTGCGTGACCGCGACGAAACGCCGAGCATTTCCTATCTCGGCGGCGCCATCATGCTCGACGAGGAACCCTATGGGTTCAGCATCAGCGACGATTTCGACAAACTGGGTCTTGGCAAACGTACCTCGGGCCACTGGGGCAGCGGGTACGACAGCTCGGCGGTAAACCGTTTCACGGGCCGGTTCGACATTACCAGCCAGCGGAATCGTTTCATGCTTGCCAAGGCGGGCGTTGAGTATATCTACTCGGACTACGATACGGATTTCGGCGAGGACGATCCGGAACATCCGCACCACACGAATCCCAAGCGGCTCTGGAACCGCAAGCCGCAACAGGCCGCGGCCTATGCCCAGTCCAAACTTGAATTCCGGGGCATGGTCGCCAATGTAGGCGTACGGCTGGATTATTTCCATGCGGGCGGCGATTGGTATACGTACGAAACGTACGAGCGCACCTTCTCCGCGGCGATCGGGCGAGCCCGTATCGACGAACTGCTTGAACAGGAGCCCACAAAGCGTCAGATAGCCTTGAGCCCCCGCCTGGGTATTTCTTTCCCCGTGACCGAGGACAGTAAGTTGTACTTCAACTACGGTCATTTCCGGAATGCTCTGAACCCGATCAATCTCTTCAACATCGAGGAAGGGTCCGCTGGTGCGCTCGTGAACATCGGCAACCCCGATCACCCGATGCCGAGGACGGTGGCGTACGAACTGGGCTTCGACCAGAATCTGTTCGATCAGTACCTGCTCCGCTTGTCCGGGTATTATCGCGATCTGAGCAGGCAGCCGAGGGGTGTGCAGTATATCAGCCTTGATGACCTTGTCAGCTACAGAACGTCTCTGCCATGGAACTACGGGGATGTGCGCGGTTTCGAAGTCACGATTTCAAGAAACCGGGGCCAGTGGGTGCGCGGGTTCGTCAACTACACGTACCTTGTGCGCAAGACGGGTAACTTCGGGTTCAGCCGGTTCGACGAAAACCGGACGGAACAGGACAACTTTGTCCGAACCACGACGGAGCATTATACGAGCAAGCCGGTTCCGGAGCCCTTCGCCCGGTTCAATATCGAGGTTCTCCTTCCGAGGAACATGGGCCCCCAGATCGGAGGCGCTTATCCGCTCGGCGACTGGCGCGTGAACTTCCTCGGCGAATGGAGGCAGGGCCTTACCCTTACGTGGGATGGCCAGAATCTGTCCGGCGCAGCGGGAAGCGGCGATCGCGAGCTTCAGGGGAATGTGCGCTGGAAGGATTACTACACGCTCGACATGCGCCTCAGCAAGAGCTTCAACACGAACATCGGGTCCGCGCAGTTCTTCGTGGACCTTACGAACGTGCTGAACATTCGCCATCTGTATTATGCAGGGGGCAATCTGTTCGGGGCGGGTCAGCAGGACCTGACCAATTACATGTCGTCGCTCCACTTGCCGCAGAGTACGCTTCCCGATTCCCCCGACGGCGGTTTGTACGGCGACGATCAGCCGGGTGACTTCCGCGGGCCGGGCATAGCGTTTGTGCCGATCATTCAGGGGCCGTTGCCCGAGACCGGCGAAGACAGGCCGCTCTACTATGTGCTTGACGACCGGCAGTACTACAAGTGGAACGGAAGTTCCTTTACGGCTGCAAACCAGTCCGAGGTGGATCAGGTGCTGGACGACAAGGCATACATCAACATGCCGAACCGGATGTGGCAGCAGTTCCTGAATCCGCGCAACGTCTTCTTCGGGCTGCGGCTGTCCTTCTGA
- a CDS encoding TonB-dependent receptor plug domain-containing protein yields the protein MAVESGVDMGKKRLRNAFAYFRRMNGCIRPFRQRALILCAGVLCGSGFFSVQYDAQAQQASVSGFVTDITDGQPLELVNVVLEQDGQVVRGAATNEDGSYVISGLIPGRYRIEARFVGYRPHTDSLRLQAGAVRTYNIALEPGDEEMDEVLVESERQGGGARVTAGQQTIRAADIEYVPGPDVTGDLATYLSTQPGIVMTGDRGGQLFIRGGEPSQNLIQLDGILLYQPFHIMGFYSAFPSDNINRVDIYAGGYGSEFGGWISSVIDISSRTGNMRRYAASAAASPFLSSARIEGPLWPNRISIAASLRRSNIEQGVGRYLDDELPFTFGDAFVKLHGVVKSNMRASVTGLKTWDRGFLTGDTGGVQEEIGWRNDAVGMRLLMLPRVFSIMADLHVSYSRLETELGPREEPIRWSSIENTHVSVDMTYFGDGIDARAGSELRATKLNSAIGGLYQNIELRYASVPQWGSYLELDVAPGGGFSIRPGIRLQFYKVRFDPYIEPRLRAVWQRGIHEISAAWGIYHQEILGINDRRDAASVFTVWANVPKNNPNLLNVLQGRPQRASHALLGYRARPLRRLELSVEGYYRNLSNLFIPEWTSYPRLISKLQPATGRSMGVDVRLEVRGQRYYGYINYGLSSTRYEAEDASIPLWYGEETLKFRPAHDRRHQLNIVATTEVLGFDVSARWDFGSGLPFSQAIGFDGFLLVDDVEKAVDAPATRRVIYERPFNALLPKYHRLDLSVERAFSVGPTEVALLASAINTYGRRNIFYLDIFTLNRVDQLPFVPSLGIKVSFE from the coding sequence ATGGCCGTGGAATCCGGAGTTGACATGGGGAAGAAACGGTTGCGCAACGCTTTCGCGTATTTTCGGCGCATGAATGGGTGTATTCGGCCTTTCCGGCAGCGTGCGCTTATACTTTGCGCGGGCGTATTGTGCGGATCCGGTTTTTTTTCTGTTCAGTACGATGCGCAGGCGCAGCAGGCTTCTGTCAGCGGATTCGTTACCGACATTACGGATGGACAACCGCTCGAACTGGTCAATGTGGTGCTGGAGCAGGACGGGCAGGTCGTCCGCGGGGCGGCCACGAATGAGGATGGGTCGTATGTGATTTCCGGGCTGATCCCCGGACGCTACCGGATTGAGGCGCGCTTTGTCGGATACCGTCCGCACACCGATTCATTACGGCTCCAGGCGGGGGCGGTGCGCACGTACAATATTGCGCTCGAACCGGGTGACGAGGAGATGGACGAGGTGCTGGTGGAGTCGGAGCGCCAGGGCGGAGGCGCCCGCGTGACAGCCGGTCAGCAGACGATCCGGGCGGCGGATATCGAATACGTGCCGGGGCCGGACGTGACCGGCGACCTTGCGACCTATCTGTCTACGCAGCCCGGCATTGTGATGACGGGCGATCGGGGCGGGCAGCTTTTCATCCGCGGTGGAGAGCCTTCCCAGAATCTCATCCAGCTGGACGGCATTTTGCTGTATCAGCCGTTTCACATCATGGGATTCTATTCCGCCTTCCCGTCCGACAATATCAACCGGGTCGATATTTATGCCGGCGGGTACGGAAGCGAGTTCGGGGGGTGGATTTCTTCGGTGATCGACATCTCGTCGCGGACAGGAAACATGCGCCGCTACGCCGCTTCCGCCGCTGCGTCGCCGTTTCTCAGTTCGGCGCGCATCGAAGGTCCCTTGTGGCCGAATCGCATTTCCATTGCCGCTTCGCTTCGCCGGTCGAACATCGAACAGGGCGTAGGACGTTACCTCGACGATGAACTGCCCTTCACCTTCGGCGATGCCTTCGTCAAGCTGCATGGTGTGGTGAAGAGCAATATGCGAGCCTCGGTGACGGGTCTCAAGACCTGGGATCGCGGGTTTTTGACGGGGGACACGGGGGGCGTGCAGGAAGAAATAGGCTGGCGCAATGATGCGGTCGGAATGCGCCTGCTGATGCTGCCTCGCGTCTTTTCGATCATGGCCGATCTCCATGTCTCGTATTCACGGCTCGAAACGGAGCTCGGGCCCCGCGAAGAGCCCATACGCTGGTCAAGTATCGAAAACACGCATGTCTCGGTGGATATGACGTATTTCGGCGACGGTATCGATGCCCGGGCAGGCAGCGAATTGCGCGCCACGAAGTTGAACAGCGCCATCGGGGGCCTCTATCAGAATATCGAACTCCGATATGCCAGCGTACCCCAGTGGGGCAGTTACCTCGAACTCGATGTGGCGCCCGGGGGAGGGTTCAGTATTCGACCGGGAATTCGTCTCCAGTTTTACAAGGTCCGATTCGATCCGTATATCGAACCCCGGCTGCGTGCGGTATGGCAGCGCGGGATTCATGAGATAAGCGCTGCCTGGGGCATCTATCATCAGGAGATTCTGGGCATCAACGACCGCCGGGACGCCGCCAGCGTGTTTACGGTCTGGGCGAATGTCCCCAAGAACAACCCCAATTTGCTGAATGTCCTGCAGGGGCGGCCGCAGCGGGCTTCGCATGCCCTGCTGGGGTACCGGGCCCGGCCCTTGCGCAGGCTGGAGTTGTCCGTGGAAGGGTATTACCGAAACCTGTCGAATCTTTTTATTCCCGAATGGACGAGTTATCCCCGGCTCATCTCGAAATTGCAACCGGCTACGGGCCGTTCGATGGGCGTCGATGTGCGTCTGGAGGTGCGGGGGCAGAGATACTACGGGTATATAAACTATGGTCTTTCCTCGACCCGGTACGAGGCGGAAGACGCTTCCATTCCACTCTGGTACGGCGAAGAGACGTTGAAATTTCGCCCGGCGCATGACCGCCGTCACCAGCTTAATATTGTGGCAACCACGGAAGTGCTGGGATTCGATGTGAGCGCGCGGTGGGATTTCGGCTCGGGTCTTCCGTTCAGCCAGGCTATCGGGTTCGACGGTTTTCTTCTCGTGGACGATGTGGAAAAGGCTGTGGACGCGCCGGCCACGCGCCGGGTTATTTACGAACGCCCTTTCAATGCGTTACTGCCGAAGTATCACCGGCTGGACCTGTCGGTGGAGCGGGCTTTTTCTGTCGGGCCAACGGAGGTTGCGCTGCTTGCAAGCGCCATCAATACCTACGGTCGACGCAACATCTTCTACCTCGACATTTTCACGCTCAACCGGGTCGACCAGCTTCCTTTCGTGCCTTCTCTGGGAATCAAGGTGTCCTTCGAATGA
- a CDS encoding alpha/beta fold hydrolase, with product MNQPFYVPMRFVAMAFCAAVFLLSCDLRHAQAQTSVPADDIIEAGRWTGFMQNPGGTPFGVTIVFPEAGESTEARLHVEHLTQDQFRVEGVRLLEGMLSFAWWPSMRIHCELEREPDGVFVGVCSDEEASMGPVTLAPPGGVTSVDRFSWERVQQRLDRLERRVKYRELDMLEGPLGRKVDAGGYNLYALDAGEGIPVVFVSDLGEDLRVWDYVHHDVQAFARAISYSRSGLGYSDGLPSSRQSETTLPGIAEELHTLLQNLEVEPPYILVAHGLGAVFARTFTVRYPDAVAGLVLVEPVHEGEGQRLGAMDKESMDRYLAGRNMLYGLASDAERGEFGIYRDMMETGAFPGAGVLPDIPVAVLTSLQTPETPRWVGETEAGVRARAELREELLDGLTWRRHVQTRRSGTWFHREAPDFVVEAIREVMDAASTAAPNGAR from the coding sequence ATGAACCAACCGTTTTACGTACCCATGCGTTTTGTCGCGATGGCGTTTTGCGCCGCTGTATTCCTTCTTTCGTGTGATCTTCGGCATGCTCAGGCCCAAACTTCCGTGCCGGCCGACGATATCATAGAGGCAGGCAGATGGACCGGATTCATGCAGAATCCCGGCGGTACGCCTTTCGGCGTGACGATCGTTTTTCCCGAGGCCGGCGAGTCGACGGAGGCGCGCCTGCATGTCGAACACCTTACGCAGGATCAATTCCGTGTGGAGGGAGTGCGTTTGCTGGAGGGGATGCTGTCCTTTGCCTGGTGGCCTTCCATGCGCATACATTGCGAGCTCGAGCGGGAGCCGGACGGAGTGTTTGTGGGGGTTTGTTCCGATGAGGAGGCAAGCATGGGGCCGGTGACGCTCGCTCCGCCCGGCGGCGTTACATCTGTGGATCGCTTTTCCTGGGAGCGGGTGCAACAGCGCCTGGATCGGCTCGAGCGGCGGGTGAAATACCGCGAGCTGGATATGCTTGAGGGTCCTCTCGGGCGGAAAGTGGATGCGGGGGGGTACAATCTGTATGCACTGGATGCAGGCGAAGGCATTCCCGTTGTTTTCGTGTCCGATCTGGGCGAAGACCTGCGCGTATGGGATTATGTACACCATGATGTGCAGGCGTTTGCCCGGGCCATCTCGTATTCGCGTTCGGGTCTGGGATATTCGGATGGCTTGCCGTCGTCCCGTCAGTCCGAAACGACACTCCCCGGAATTGCGGAAGAACTCCATACCCTCTTGCAGAATCTGGAGGTTGAGCCGCCGTACATCCTCGTGGCGCATGGACTCGGAGCCGTTTTCGCCCGGACATTTACGGTGCGCTATCCGGATGCCGTAGCAGGGTTGGTGCTGGTGGAACCGGTGCATGAAGGGGAAGGGCAAAGACTTGGCGCCATGGATAAGGAGTCCATGGATCGATATCTTGCCGGAAGGAATATGTTATACGGTCTCGCTTCGGATGCGGAACGCGGCGAATTCGGGATATACAGGGATATGATGGAAACAGGCGCGTTTCCAGGCGCCGGGGTGCTGCCGGATATTCCCGTGGCTGTGCTCACATCCCTGCAAACTCCCGAAACTCCACGCTGGGTGGGCGAAACGGAGGCCGGGGTCCGGGCCAGGGCCGAATTACGGGAAGAGCTGCTGGACGGGCTCACATGGCGCCGGCATGTGCAGACCCGGCGCAGTGGAACGTGGTTTCACCGGGAGGCGCCGGATTTTGTGGTCGAGGCCATTCGGGAGGTCATGGATGCTGCTTCGACGGCTGCCCCGAACGGGGCGCGTTAA